In Ruania zhangjianzhongii, the following proteins share a genomic window:
- a CDS encoding PrsW family intramembrane metalloprotease produces the protein MPVPPSPDPARREYPPAARPASGPTPAAPGAPHPGATGAPHPAAPAAAPAAAGYPPAYRPQAFAPEPAVRGTMNATYAPPPNTTGPIEQVWSPGQRTSNRLVFNVVIYVIGGIALLVALGYIALATGLSSTSVAFVLALVPLTIVLLGVRWLDRWEPEPKTMLLVALLWGAGVAVLSALVLNTAIQQWIYNSTGDPQGTSTTTAVVVAPIVEETVKGIGVLMIYLFRRQQFDGPVDGVVYAATVAAGFAFTENILYFSQYVDVVGEVFVMRGIFSPFAHALFTACIGIAVGLAARSSRMYVIVLAFPVGLVGAMGLHALWNGSALIGNNFLFIYAVIQVPLFLAMLALLIWLRRQESNVVRSRLSEYSQAGWFAPHEVDMLASLRLRSQAKMWATSYGDRAKAAMVSFQRSATVLAFRRQQVLSHRLRENASEHELLNAVQRDRHTFAQAALGR, from the coding sequence ATGCCCGTGCCACCTTCGCCGGACCCCGCGCGCCGGGAGTACCCTCCCGCTGCCCGTCCAGCCTCCGGACCGACGCCGGCCGCTCCCGGTGCGCCGCACCCCGGCGCCACTGGTGCGCCGCACCCGGCCGCCCCCGCAGCAGCGCCCGCCGCTGCCGGCTACCCGCCGGCGTACCGGCCGCAGGCGTTCGCACCGGAGCCGGCGGTCCGCGGGACGATGAACGCTACCTACGCACCGCCGCCGAACACCACCGGCCCGATCGAACAGGTCTGGTCCCCCGGGCAGCGCACCAGCAACCGGTTGGTGTTCAACGTGGTGATCTATGTGATCGGCGGCATCGCCCTGCTGGTCGCCCTCGGCTACATCGCTCTCGCCACCGGGCTGTCCAGCACCTCGGTCGCCTTCGTGCTCGCCCTGGTGCCGCTGACCATCGTGCTCCTCGGGGTGCGCTGGCTGGACCGCTGGGAGCCCGAACCGAAGACGATGCTGCTGGTCGCGCTGCTCTGGGGTGCCGGTGTAGCAGTGCTCAGCGCCCTGGTGCTGAACACCGCGATCCAGCAGTGGATCTACAACAGCACCGGGGATCCGCAGGGCACCAGCACCACGACGGCGGTCGTGGTCGCGCCGATCGTCGAGGAGACCGTCAAGGGCATCGGCGTGCTGATGATCTACCTGTTCCGCCGGCAGCAGTTCGACGGCCCGGTGGACGGAGTGGTGTATGCCGCCACCGTGGCCGCCGGGTTCGCTTTCACCGAGAACATCCTGTACTTCTCCCAGTACGTCGACGTCGTCGGTGAAGTGTTCGTGATGCGGGGTATCTTCTCGCCGTTCGCCCATGCGCTGTTCACCGCCTGTATCGGCATCGCGGTCGGCCTGGCGGCCCGGTCCTCCCGGATGTATGTGATCGTGCTGGCGTTCCCGGTCGGGCTGGTCGGAGCGATGGGTCTGCACGCCCTGTGGAACGGCTCGGCGCTGATCGGCAACAACTTCCTCTTCATCTACGCGGTGATCCAGGTGCCGTTGTTCCTGGCCATGCTGGCGCTGTTGATCTGGCTGCGGCGGCAGGAGTCGAACGTGGTCCGCTCCCGGCTCTCGGAGTACTCCCAGGCCGGCTGGTTCGCCCCGCACGAGGTGGACATGCTCGCCTCCCTGCGGCTGCGCAGCCAGGCCAAGATGTGGGCCACCAGCTATGGCGACCGGGCGAAGGCGGCGATGGTCTCCTTCCAGCGCAGTGCCACCGTGCTGGCCTTCCGCCGCCAGCAGGTGCTCAGCCACCGGCTCCGGGAGAACGCCAGCGAGCACGAGTTGCTGAACGCTGTGCAGCGGGATCGACACACCTTCGCCCAGGCTGCGCTCGGGCGGTAG
- the pdxS gene encoding pyridoxal 5'-phosphate synthase lyase subunit PdxS: MSEHISAAPAPSAPDRGTTRVKRGMADMLKGGVIMDVVTAEQAKIAEDAGAVAVMALERVPADIRAQGGVSRMSDPDMIDGIVEAVSIPVMAKARIGHFVEAQVLQSLGVDYIDESEVLTPADYTHHIDKWSFTVPFVCGATNLGEALRRITEGAAMIRSKGEAGTGDVSNATTHMRSIRAEIARLAGLPKDELYVAAKELQAPYPLVAEVAEAGRLPVVLFTAGGIATPADAAMMMQLGAEGVFVGSGIFKAGNPAERAAAIVKATTFFDDPDEIAKASRGLGEAMVGINVDDIPVPHRLAERGW, encoded by the coding sequence GTGTCCGAGCACATCAGCGCTGCCCCTGCCCCGTCTGCCCCCGACCGTGGCACCACCCGCGTGAAGCGGGGGATGGCGGACATGCTCAAAGGCGGGGTGATCATGGACGTGGTCACCGCAGAGCAGGCGAAGATCGCCGAGGACGCCGGCGCCGTCGCGGTGATGGCTCTCGAGCGAGTCCCCGCCGATATCCGCGCCCAGGGTGGGGTATCCCGGATGAGCGATCCGGACATGATCGACGGCATCGTCGAGGCGGTCTCCATCCCGGTGATGGCGAAGGCCCGGATCGGGCACTTCGTCGAGGCGCAGGTGCTGCAGTCCCTCGGCGTGGACTACATCGACGAGTCCGAGGTGCTCACCCCGGCCGACTACACCCACCACATCGACAAGTGGTCGTTCACCGTGCCGTTCGTCTGTGGCGCCACCAACCTGGGCGAGGCCCTGCGCCGAATCACCGAGGGTGCCGCGATGATCCGTTCCAAGGGGGAAGCCGGCACCGGCGACGTCTCCAACGCCACTACGCACATGCGCTCCATCCGCGCCGAGATCGCCCGCCTCGCCGGTCTGCCGAAGGACGAGCTGTACGTCGCCGCCAAAGAGTTGCAGGCCCCGTACCCGCTGGTCGCCGAGGTCGCCGAGGCCGGCCGACTGCCGGTGGTGCTGTTCACCGCCGGTGGGATCGCCACCCCGGCCGATGCGGCGATGATGATGCAGCTCGGCGCCGAGGGCGTGTTCGTCGGTTCCGGCATCTTCAAGGCCGGCAACCCCGCCGAGCGAGCGGCCGCAATCGTCAAGGCCACCACGTTCTTCGACGACCCGGACGAGATCGCCAAGGCCTCCCGCGGCCTCGGCGAGGCGATGGTGGGCATCAACGTCGACGACATCCCGGTCCCGCACCGGCTCGCCGAGCGCGGCTGGTGA
- a CDS encoding NUDIX hydrolase gives MSNLGPDWRRLPDGTAFRTAARVVVLDAAGRVLLARGHDADQTERTWWFTIGGGIEPRETPREAAVRELEEESGLVVEPGDLVGPVLAREAEFDFFAETVRQDEVFFLTQVDSTATLTTQGWTAVERSFMDELGWWHAEDLAEVEVEVFPAQLPGLVRTWRSGWDGRIVELGLQQEGTGGTTADDGAERPGG, from the coding sequence GTGAGCAACCTCGGCCCGGACTGGCGGCGGCTGCCTGACGGCACCGCCTTCCGCACCGCTGCCCGGGTGGTGGTGCTCGACGCCGCGGGCCGGGTGCTGCTCGCCCGCGGACACGATGCGGACCAGACCGAACGCACCTGGTGGTTCACCATCGGCGGCGGTATCGAACCGAGGGAGACGCCGCGAGAGGCGGCGGTCCGAGAGCTCGAGGAGGAGTCCGGGCTGGTGGTCGAACCCGGTGATCTGGTCGGCCCGGTGCTGGCCCGGGAAGCCGAGTTCGACTTCTTCGCCGAGACCGTCCGACAGGACGAAGTCTTCTTCCTCACCCAGGTCGATTCCACGGCAACGCTGACCACGCAAGGATGGACCGCCGTCGAGCGCAGCTTCATGGACGAGCTCGGCTGGTGGCACGCCGAGGACCTCGCCGAGGTGGAGGTGGAGGTCTTCCCGGCCCAGCTTCCCGGGCTGGTGCGCACCTGGCGGAGCGGCTGGGACGGCCGGATCGTCGAGCTCGGGCTGCAGCAGGAGGGCACTGGCGGTACTACCGCCGACGACGGCGCAGAGCGGCCGGGCGGGTGA
- the pdxT gene encoding pyridoxal 5'-phosphate synthase glutaminase subunit PdxT, with protein sequence MTAPVVGVLALQGDVAEHSRALQACGARVATVRTLAQLASVDALVLPGGESTTIDKLLRRFELMDPLREQIRTGLPVYGSCAGMILLADRITGGIAGQQTIGGLDVTVRRNAFGRQVDSFEERLDAPALGAAATDPPMRAVFIRAPWVAQHGPDVQVLATVSTGPAAGKIVAVRQGALMATAFHPEISGDLRIHRAFLRLVSQR encoded by the coding sequence GTGACGGCACCTGTCGTCGGGGTGCTCGCCCTGCAAGGAGACGTGGCCGAGCACAGCCGAGCGCTGCAGGCCTGCGGTGCACGGGTGGCCACCGTGCGCACCCTCGCCCAGCTCGCGAGCGTGGACGCCTTGGTTCTGCCCGGGGGTGAGTCGACCACGATCGACAAGCTGCTCCGCCGCTTCGAGCTGATGGATCCGCTCCGGGAGCAGATCCGCACCGGTCTGCCGGTGTACGGCTCCTGTGCCGGGATGATCCTGCTCGCCGACCGGATCACTGGGGGGATCGCAGGCCAGCAGACCATCGGCGGTCTGGACGTGACCGTGCGGCGCAATGCCTTCGGCCGCCAGGTGGACTCGTTCGAGGAACGCCTGGACGCACCGGCGCTGGGCGCCGCTGCGACGGATCCGCCGATGCGTGCCGTATTCATTCGTGCCCCCTGGGTCGCCCAGCACGGCCCGGACGTTCAGGTGCTGGCAACGGTGAGCACCGGACCGGCGGCGGGTAAGATCGTGGCGGTGCGCCAAGGCGCGCTGATGGCCACAGCATTCCACCCGGAGATCAGCGGGGACCTGCGGATCCATCGCGCCTTTCTCCGGCTGGTCTCCCAGCGGTAG
- a CDS encoding YebC/PmpR family DNA-binding transcriptional regulator, which produces MSGHSKWATTKHKKAAIDAKRGKLFARLVKNIEVAARTGGGDPAGNPTLYDAIQTAKKSSVPGDNIDRAVKRGSGLEAGGADYQTVLYEGYAPGGVAVLVECLTDNRNRAASDVRVAFTRNGGSLADPGSVSYLFTRKGVILVPKTDGVTEDDVLAAVLEAGAEEVNEHGETLEVVSEATDLVEVRTALQAAGLDYDSAEVQFVPATQIDVDADGARKVLRLIEALEESDDVQNVFANFDASDEVLAELEQDD; this is translated from the coding sequence ATGTCGGGGCACTCCAAGTGGGCGACGACCAAGCACAAGAAGGCCGCGATCGATGCCAAACGCGGCAAGCTCTTCGCCAGGCTCGTCAAGAACATCGAGGTGGCCGCCCGGACTGGCGGTGGTGACCCGGCCGGCAACCCGACCCTGTACGACGCCATCCAGACGGCGAAGAAGTCGTCGGTACCCGGCGACAACATCGACCGTGCGGTCAAGCGGGGCTCCGGTCTGGAGGCCGGCGGCGCCGACTATCAGACCGTGTTGTACGAGGGTTACGCTCCCGGCGGTGTCGCCGTGCTGGTGGAGTGCCTGACCGACAACCGCAACCGTGCCGCCTCCGATGTCCGGGTCGCGTTCACCCGCAACGGCGGGTCGCTCGCCGATCCGGGGAGCGTCTCCTACCTGTTCACCCGCAAAGGGGTGATCCTGGTGCCGAAGACGGACGGGGTCACCGAGGACGATGTGCTGGCCGCTGTGCTGGAAGCCGGCGCCGAGGAGGTCAACGAGCACGGTGAGACGCTCGAGGTGGTCTCCGAGGCGACCGACCTGGTCGAAGTTCGTACCGCGCTGCAGGCGGCTGGTCTGGACTATGACTCTGCCGAGGTGCAGTTCGTGCCAGCCACTCAGATCGATGTGGACGCTGACGGGGCGCGCAAGGTGCTCCGGCTGATCGAAGCTCTGGAGGAGAGCGACGACGTGCAGAACGTGTTCGCGAACTTCGATGCCTCGGACGAGGTGCTCGCCGAGCTCGAGCAGGACGACTGA